A stretch of DNA from Posidoniimonas polymericola:
CCGAGGGCGAGCGGCGGCTCCTCGAAGACGTCGGCTCGCCGGCGGTGAAGATCTACTTCAACTTTTCCAACCCGCTGCAGGCGGGCCGCGACCTGATTGGCGAGCTCCGCACGCTCGGCGCCGCACGCATAAGCCAGATCCACGCCACCGACCAGGACGGCGTCTGGCTCCAGAACAACGACCGTCTCGACATGCATCAGGTCCGCGCTACCCTCGACGAGCTCGATTGGCAGGGCTGGCTGGTAATCGAGCGTTCCCGCGACGCCAACGACCCGCGCAACGTGCGGCGGAACTTCTCAGCCAACGTCCGCTACCTGAAATCGGTCTTTCAGTCGTAGCAGGCAGCGGCCGGCGGCGTCCTAGGCTCTGCGCCGCCGGCGTTTGCCCTTCTTCTTCGGCCCACGGCAGGCGTCGCGTGCGGCCCGCGCGTAGACACGGTCGAGCCGCACCAGCTGGCAGCCGCGCACGTCCAGTGTGCGGTGCTGACCGCACGGCCGCTTGACCAGCACGAACGGCAGGCAGATCGACCGCACGCGGAGCGGCGTGCCCGGCTCCTGCGAGCGGATCACAATCCGCACCGGCTGGTCCGGCGGCAGCAGCGAAGGGTCGGCGTTCCAGCAGAACGAGCCGACTTCCACTACCTCGTTCAGCACGGCCACGTACTCTCCCACGCGGAGCTCCTCCGGAGCCAGCGTCTTGGCGAGCGTGGGCGTGTTGGCTTTGGTCGTGAGCACGGCAATGACCCAACGAGCGGCGCGGCGCCGCCCCTCCGAGGGCGGCCGATTCAACGCTAGGACGTTCAGCCCGGGGAAAGGTTCGCGGGCCGGACCGACGGCGCCTTCCCGACGCCCGCCCGAGCGGTAGACTTGCGGGGGTCGATCATTCCCCCCGGAGCAACCGCCGTGGCATTCACCACCCTCCTCTCCCCCGCCGACGCCGCGGCCGGCGTCGGCCGTGCTGATTGGGTCTTCGTCGACTGCCGGTTCGCCCTGGCGGACCCCGAGGCGGGGCGCAACCGCTACGCGCAGGGGCACATCCCCGGTGCGGTCTACGCGCACCTCGACGACGACCTGTCGTCGCCGATCGCAGAAACCTCGGGCCGCCATCCGCTGCCGACCCCCGAGGAGTTGGCCGCAAAGCTCGGTAACTGGGGAATCGGCCAGGGGGTGCAGGTCGTCGCCTACGACGACGCGGGCGGCGCGTTCGCGGCGCGGCTCTGGTGGCTGCTGAAGTGGCTTGGCCACGAGCTCGCCGCGGTGCTCGACGGCGGCTACCCCGCCTGGCAGGCAGCCAGTCTGCCGACGTCGACCGAGCCGGCCCGACCCGCGCCGGCAATGTTTGCCGCCCAACCCGACAACGCCCTCTGGCTCGACGCGGCGGCGGTCCAGAAGGCGGTCGATTCGGGCGGAGCCGCCCTGCTCGACGCCCGCGGGGCCGCCAGGTACCGCGGCGACGAAGAACCGGTCGACCCGGTGGCGGGCCACGTGCCAGGGGCGATCAACACGCCGTTTGCCGAGAACCTCACCGCTGACGGGGCGATGCGTCCCGCCGAGGAGTTGCACGCCCGCTTCGCACCGATCGCTGCCGGCACCGGCGAAGGGGGCGTGGTTCACATGTGCGGCTCGGGCGTGACCGCCTGCCACAACGCGCTGGCCATGGCGGCGGTTGGCCTGCCGATGGGGCGTCTGTACGCCGGCTCATGGAGCGAATGGATCCGCGACCCCGACCGGCCGGTGGCCAAGGGGTCCTGAGCGACGGGCAACTAGCCTACTTGGCCGTGAGCCGCTCGTACATCGCCGCCAGCTGGTCCTGGCTCCGCTGGCCGTCGTGCAACACGACCAGGTAGCGGAGCTTGAACGAACCGCCCGGCTGAAGGGTGACCGGTCCTTGTGGGGCGAGGTCGCTCGCCGGGAAGTGCCGTACGCCAAACGGGTTGGCGGCGAACAGGCCGTAGGTGCGGACGTGCCACAGGCAGGGGTCGTGGTCGCTATCCGGGCAGCTGAAGATGGCGATGCCCGACTGCTTGCCGTCGGCGGGACCTGAGTAGTCGACCCAGTTGGCGGCGCGGCCCCACGCCTCGCTGTCCTGCTGACCTGCGCTATTGACGATGTGCCCGCCCTGCTTGGCGTCGACCTTCATCGTGCCCGCGACCCGCACGGCGAACGCGCCCTCCTTGGTGTCGCCAAAGGTGACCGGCTGGTCCCCGGCGATGAGTTCGATCGTGCAGTCGATCAGCCGCACGCCCGACTCTGGCGCCGAGAAGCAGAACGAGCGGCGGTCGGTGCACTGCGATTCGCCGCCCGCCAGCCAATCGTTGCGGGTGACGATCGTCGCGACCTGGCCGTCGCTCTCGAGGGTCTCAAACCCCTCGTGCTTGATGAGGCAGCCGTCGTCCCCCTTGGGCTCTAGCCAGAAGTCGGCGTCGTTGACGATGCCGTGGGCGAACCACAGCGAGCGGTGATGCGGGTGGTCATCACGCTCGTCGGCGCCGCGTTCGCCGAGCGGGTAGGACCGCGTCAAGCGGTTCCCCTGGGGACCGACCAGCGGCCAGATGGCGGGCTGGTGGCCGGACCGGGTCAGGTACTCGGCGAACAGCTCACCGTCGACCTCGACAACAGCCCCGGCGTCCGATGGCTTCACGGTCAGCTCACCGCATGCCGGAGTCACGACCGCCGCGAGCAGAACAACAGACAACACCAGACCGTGGGGCTTCATCGACGCATCCTGTAGGGGTTCGCTGCGTGGGCCAGCGGCCGCCTGTGCGGGCAGCCCCCCATAGGATACTCACGCGGCAAGTCGTGCCGCTAGGATTGCAGAATTGGGCCGCCAGAGTGCGGATGATTGGCTTGCGGGCAGACGGCTGCTACTCGCCGTCGAGCAGCCGGTTCGCTTCGACAATCGCCTGCGGGTTTGTGGCGAGCACGATGTCGTCAAGCAGCCAGGGCCCGCCGTCGTTCCCAACGCCGACACGCAGCCGGTCGAACATCAGCGTGGCGTTGAGGACTTCGGCGTCGGGGGTCGCCTCGATTAGCCTGCCCGGCGCGACGTCGTACCAGACCGACACCTTGTCCGAGCGCTCGCCAAACACCATCCGCATCACCCACAGGTGCGGGGCGGTCCCTACCTGTGAGGCGCCTACCCCGATGGGCCGGTCGATGGAACGGCTGCCCACATTCGCCACGACGCCCAGCTGGTCGGTCGAGTCGATCAGGCCAACGAATAGCGGCTCGTTGAAGCGGCGGTCTTCACCGAACATGAGCGACAACCCGGCGTAGGCGCCCAGCCGCCGCGGGCTGCTCGCGCTGGTCCGCCACGCGAGCCACAGCTCGGTGTCCGAACGTCCCACCATCCCGCGTTCGGTCAGCAGACCGGCCCGCGCGAGCGAAGACTCCGGCGAGGTGTCGAGCGTCAGGAAGACCGGGCTAGTGTGCTCGACACGCAGCGATCCGGAGGAAGACATGCAACCGACCGACAGGTCGCGTTCGAAACGGAGGTCACGATCGCTGCGGAGGGCAGGCTCGGCGAACGCCATGCAGCGCTCGCCGCCAGCCGACGGGATGTCAAAGCCCTGGAAGCCGAGCAGGCCTTCGATCCGCTGCAGCTCGTAGAAGCAGACCTGCTCGCGGGCCTGCCGCGAGCCTCGCTTCGCCTCGCGCAGGTCGGCGATCTCGTCGGGGCGGACGTAGCCCCGCGTGTGCGGCAGGGTCTCGATGGTCCACCGGAGCCGCCCGTCGGCGTCGACGTACCCCGACCGGCCGGCCCGCAGCGTCCGCGAAACG
This window harbors:
- a CDS encoding sulfurtransferase — protein: MAFTTLLSPADAAAGVGRADWVFVDCRFALADPEAGRNRYAQGHIPGAVYAHLDDDLSSPIAETSGRHPLPTPEELAAKLGNWGIGQGVQVVAYDDAGGAFAARLWWLLKWLGHELAAVLDGGYPAWQAASLPTSTEPARPAPAMFAAQPDNALWLDAAAVQKAVDSGGAALLDARGAARYRGDEEPVDPVAGHVPGAINTPFAENLTADGAMRPAEELHARFAPIAAGTGEGGVVHMCGSGVTACHNALAMAAVGLPMGRLYAGSWSEWIRDPDRPVAKGS
- a CDS encoding DUF6807 domain-containing protein; amino-acid sequence: MKPHGLVLSVVLLAAVVTPACGELTVKPSDAGAVVEVDGELFAEYLTRSGHQPAIWPLVGPQGNRLTRSYPLGERGADERDDHPHHRSLWFAHGIVNDADFWLEPKGDDGCLIKHEGFETLESDGQVATIVTRNDWLAGGESQCTDRRSFCFSAPESGVRLIDCTIELIAGDQPVTFGDTKEGAFAVRVAGTMKVDAKQGGHIVNSAGQQDSEAWGRAANWVDYSGPADGKQSGIAIFSCPDSDHDPCLWHVRTYGLFAANPFGVRHFPASDLAPQGPVTLQPGGSFKLRYLVVLHDGQRSQDQLAAMYERLTAK
- a CDS encoding FecR family protein codes for the protein MRAPLELLNAHFDGERLSDQEARRLSAWVKETPENSRAVVELGMVHELTDSILSVPRLLDKLALTSDPALKRSIGASLDWVETRAETPNPAQRPARTWTAPLAVSGMLLAASLLVAVTALVWTSAGPGISDNESVLAVATAEPDAAALQPATAPVVATVLDSFDAMWDGPRVLTRGTTLLRGETINLTDGLLSVTTADGSDVVVQAPARLSFTESASIDLRSGRLTARIGDGDDQLVVTTPTARVIDLGTEFAVGVGESGETSVEVYEGEVELASLVGEEPGEPPVSRTLRAGRSGYVDADGRLRWTIETLPHTRGYVRPDEIADLREAKRGSRQAREQVCFYELQRIEGLLGFQGFDIPSAGGERCMAFAEPALRSDRDLRFERDLSVGCMSSSGSLRVEHTSPVFLTLDTSPESSLARAGLLTERGMVGRSDTELWLAWRTSASSPRRLGAYAGLSLMFGEDRRFNEPLFVGLIDSTDQLGVVANVGSRSIDRPIGVGASQVGTAPHLWVMRMVFGERSDKVSVWYDVAPGRLIEATPDAEVLNATLMFDRLRVGVGNDGGPWLLDDIVLATNPQAIVEANRLLDGE